The proteins below come from a single Mya arenaria isolate MELC-2E11 chromosome 6, ASM2691426v1 genomic window:
- the LOC128236422 gene encoding protein MFI-like isoform X3 produces MLSDREAKGHVFESDLSESQNALSSKLAVASKELRQTLIQDNKESNEAQTSAAIEIQRTWRGYRSRAQMYDVVEPHTSKTAVYSGSKHNIMRQDDFKDTDSGKPKRPARLRLEAYYNDFKQQLIMSPDRPSIIPNFYDFCATYIQDWWRDIMARQGQPSQERYIRQQQQLQQQKQYKQQQQSQTTLGQSNTRSTEFVVPKRPPRQLSLQEAASMIQKAWRRHIDIQVYRYYRDLINFKTRGNPALMLRCINPQEAKMLDAASGIHIKFRLAGERFPPNIYYKIFTHRPIQDMCANSPKDYTMATVKLKMAKDMHNRGRLEVNKKDQTGWYQRMDNNGWRLVSDRLIHHIMADPVTWETSNKKYVFHHDKIIRRQDVEKRKKQKKIDWMKKMYKDGMLKAKSDDQETIQLIEGAAAGMVATVENYGPDALEDWEVDELLDWTTSLNFEDYQSGWKELATSANSEKQVEDKMRLLTSTADPFEFSLSGASRYQSTQQSRNTPVSSVSSVGPHPQAVS; encoded by the exons ATGCTGAGCGATAGAGAAGCCAAGGGACACGTTTTTGAGTCTGATTTATCAG AAAGTCAAAATGCTTTAAGCAGTAAATTAGCAGTTGCTTCTAAAGAATTGCGCCAG ACATTGATACAAGACAACAAAGAAAGCAATGAGGCCCAGACATCAGCTGCTATTGAAATTCAAAGAACATGGAGGGGATACAGATCAAG AGCCCAAATGTACGATGTTGTGGAGCCACACACCAGTAAAACAGCCGTCTACAGCGGCAGTAAACACAACATCATGCGCCAAGATGACTTCAAAGATACAGAT AGTGGTAAACCCAAGAGGCCAGCAAGATTAAGACTAGAGGCCTACTACAATGACTTCAAACAGCAACTCATTATGTCCCCAGATAGACCCAGTATTATACCCAA TTTTTATGACTTCTGTGCCACATACATCCAAGACTGGTGGCGAGACATCATGGCCAGGCAGGGGCAGCCTTCACAGGAACGCTACATCAGACAGCAACAGCAGCTgcagcaacaaaaacaatacaaacaacagCAGCAGTCCCAGACTACCCTTGGCCAGTCCAACACTCGGTCGACAGAGTTTGTGGTACCCAAGAGGCCACCACGGCAGCTAAGTCTTCAGGAGGCTGCCTCCATGATCCAGAAGGCTTGGCGAAGGCACATT GATATTCAGGTGTATCGCTATTACCGTGACTTGATCAACTTCAAGACTCGAGGCAACCCTGCTCTCATGTTACGTTGTATCAACCCCCAGGAGGCCAAGATGTTAGATGCTGCATCAGGCATTCATATCAAGTTCAGACTCGCAGGG GAGCGTTTTCCCCCAAATATCTACTACAAGATTTTTACACACCGGCCCATCCAGGACATGTGTGCCAACAGCCCAAAGGATTACACAATGGCCACGGTGAAGCTTAAGATGGCCAAGGACATGCACAACAGGGGACGCCTAGAAGTCAACAAAAAAG ACCAGACCGGGTGGTACCAGCGTATGGACAACAATGGTTGGCGTCTCGTGTCTGACCGACTGATCCACCACATCATGGCAGACCCTGTCACATGGGAAACTTCCAACAAGAAATATGTTTTCCACCATGATAAG ATAATCAGAAGGCAAGATGTTGAAAAGAGAAAGAAGCAGAAAAAGATAGACTGGATGAAAAAGAT GTACAAGGATGGTATGTTGAAGGCGAAGTCCGATGACCAGGAGACTATCCAGCTGATAGAGGGCGCTGCTGCGGGGATGGTGGCTACGGTGGAAAACTACGGACCTGACGCTCTGGAGGACTGGGAAGTGGATGAGCTCCTAGACTGGACAACCAGCCTCAATTTTGAAGA TTATCAGAGTGGTTGGAAGGAACTCGCCACGAGCGCCAACTCCGAGAAACAAGTCG
- the LOC128236422 gene encoding protein MFI-like isoform X4 has translation MLSDREAKGHVFESDLSESQNALSSKLAVASKELRQTLIQDNKESNEAQTSAAIEIQRTWRGYRSRAQMYDVVEPHTSKTAVYSGSKHNIMRQDDFKDTDSGKPKRPARLRLEAYYNDFKQQLIMSPDRPSIIPNFYDFCATYIQDWWRDIMARQGQPSQERYIRQQQQLQQQKQYKQQQQSQTTLGQSNTRSTEFVVPKRPPRQLSLQEAASMIQKAWRRHIDIQVYRYYRDLINFKTRGNPALMLRCINPQEAKMLDAASGIHIKFRLAGERFPPNIYYKIFTHRPIQDMCANSPKDYTMATVKLKMAKDMHNRGRLEVNKKDQTGWYQRMDNNGWRLVSDRLIHHIMADPVTWETSNKKYVFHHDKIIRRQDVEKRKKQKKIDWMKKMYKDGMLKAKSDDQETIQLIEGAAAGMVATVENYGPDALEDWEVDELLDWTTSLNFEDYQSGWKELATSANSEKQVDLYSVG, from the exons ATGCTGAGCGATAGAGAAGCCAAGGGACACGTTTTTGAGTCTGATTTATCAG AAAGTCAAAATGCTTTAAGCAGTAAATTAGCAGTTGCTTCTAAAGAATTGCGCCAG ACATTGATACAAGACAACAAAGAAAGCAATGAGGCCCAGACATCAGCTGCTATTGAAATTCAAAGAACATGGAGGGGATACAGATCAAG AGCCCAAATGTACGATGTTGTGGAGCCACACACCAGTAAAACAGCCGTCTACAGCGGCAGTAAACACAACATCATGCGCCAAGATGACTTCAAAGATACAGAT AGTGGTAAACCCAAGAGGCCAGCAAGATTAAGACTAGAGGCCTACTACAATGACTTCAAACAGCAACTCATTATGTCCCCAGATAGACCCAGTATTATACCCAA TTTTTATGACTTCTGTGCCACATACATCCAAGACTGGTGGCGAGACATCATGGCCAGGCAGGGGCAGCCTTCACAGGAACGCTACATCAGACAGCAACAGCAGCTgcagcaacaaaaacaatacaaacaacagCAGCAGTCCCAGACTACCCTTGGCCAGTCCAACACTCGGTCGACAGAGTTTGTGGTACCCAAGAGGCCACCACGGCAGCTAAGTCTTCAGGAGGCTGCCTCCATGATCCAGAAGGCTTGGCGAAGGCACATT GATATTCAGGTGTATCGCTATTACCGTGACTTGATCAACTTCAAGACTCGAGGCAACCCTGCTCTCATGTTACGTTGTATCAACCCCCAGGAGGCCAAGATGTTAGATGCTGCATCAGGCATTCATATCAAGTTCAGACTCGCAGGG GAGCGTTTTCCCCCAAATATCTACTACAAGATTTTTACACACCGGCCCATCCAGGACATGTGTGCCAACAGCCCAAAGGATTACACAATGGCCACGGTGAAGCTTAAGATGGCCAAGGACATGCACAACAGGGGACGCCTAGAAGTCAACAAAAAAG ACCAGACCGGGTGGTACCAGCGTATGGACAACAATGGTTGGCGTCTCGTGTCTGACCGACTGATCCACCACATCATGGCAGACCCTGTCACATGGGAAACTTCCAACAAGAAATATGTTTTCCACCATGATAAG ATAATCAGAAGGCAAGATGTTGAAAAGAGAAAGAAGCAGAAAAAGATAGACTGGATGAAAAAGAT GTACAAGGATGGTATGTTGAAGGCGAAGTCCGATGACCAGGAGACTATCCAGCTGATAGAGGGCGCTGCTGCGGGGATGGTGGCTACGGTGGAAAACTACGGACCTGACGCTCTGGAGGACTGGGAAGTGGATGAGCTCCTAGACTGGACAACCAGCCTCAATTTTGAAGA TTATCAGAGTGGTTGGAAGGAACTCGCCACGAGCGCCAACTCCGAGAAACAAGTCG ATTTATATTCTGTTGGTTGA